A region of Pirellulaceae bacterium DNA encodes the following proteins:
- a CDS encoding PEP-CTERM sorting domain-containing protein (PEP-CTERM proteins occur, often in large numbers, in the proteomes of bacteria that also encode an exosortase, a predicted intramembrane cysteine proteinase. The presence of a PEP-CTERM domain at a protein's C-terminus predicts cleavage within the sorting domain, followed by covalent anchoring to some some component of the (usually Gram-negative) cell surface. Many PEP-CTERM proteins exhibit an unusual sequence composition that includes large numbers of potential glycosylation sites. Expression of one such protein has been shown restore the ability of a bacterium to form floc, a type of biofilm.), translated as MSRNLRFLTKISARLFLACGLLFVTANASQADLYGHWPLDDGEGDTAKDLSSNEQHGEIYDYDFLGLGDDGSVWVDDDERGMVMGIAGAWVDAGELPVMDLDNDFSWVLWTKQSFDEPSPSNNIIIGNRFGFGGSDTSPREFIKFTPNRFEYHMNAGFDNDLQYDPCDCPERHIPSDEEWMHHVVVKDGEVMTYFRDGELMNDTELLDPQFSEDPLPFAMGGQDGRETWTGYLSDVRLYDHALTEAEVASIFSGAPDGDPGDFNGDTVIDAKDIDLLTAEVIAGTNDTLFDLTGDNLVNQLDRDAWVNDIKNTWFGDSNLDGEFNSTDFVVVFSAAEFEDQLEKNSGWATGDWNGDLEFNSSDFVTAFQAGGFEAGPKAAAAQLVPEPNTAILLLLGFLGLFATRRR; from the coding sequence ATGTCACGGAACCTGCGTTTTTTAACAAAAATCTCAGCGCGTTTATTTCTTGCCTGCGGTCTGCTCTTTGTGACCGCGAATGCTTCTCAGGCAGACCTCTATGGCCATTGGCCGCTCGACGATGGAGAGGGTGATACAGCCAAAGACCTCAGTTCGAATGAACAGCATGGCGAAATCTATGATTATGACTTTCTTGGACTGGGTGATGATGGGAGCGTATGGGTTGATGATGACGAGCGCGGCATGGTAATGGGTATTGCTGGGGCTTGGGTTGACGCCGGTGAGTTGCCCGTGATGGATTTGGATAACGATTTTTCTTGGGTTCTCTGGACCAAACAGTCATTCGATGAACCGAGTCCTTCCAACAATATCATCATTGGAAATCGCTTTGGGTTTGGGGGTTCCGATACGTCGCCCCGTGAGTTCATCAAATTCACGCCAAATCGATTTGAGTATCACATGAATGCTGGGTTTGATAACGATCTTCAGTATGACCCTTGTGATTGCCCGGAGCGACACATTCCCAGTGACGAGGAATGGATGCATCACGTGGTGGTCAAAGATGGCGAAGTGATGACTTACTTTCGCGATGGCGAACTCATGAATGACACAGAACTCCTCGACCCGCAGTTCAGTGAAGATCCGCTTCCCTTTGCTATGGGCGGCCAAGATGGACGCGAGACCTGGACGGGATATCTCAGTGATGTTCGTCTCTATGACCATGCATTGACAGAAGCCGAAGTCGCCTCGATCTTTAGTGGCGCGCCGGACGGCGATCCGGGTGACTTCAATGGCGATACGGTCATTGATGCGAAGGACATCGATCTGCTAACCGCGGAAGTTATTGCTGGTACCAATGACACTTTATTTGATCTAACGGGTGATAACCTCGTCAATCAATTGGATCGCGATGCTTGGGTTAACGATATTAAGAATACCTGGTTTGGTGATTCCAACTTGGATGGGGAATTCAATTCCACAGATTTCGTCGTCGTGTTTAGCGCAGCCGAATTTGAAGATCAGCTGGAAAAGAATTCAGGCTGGGCGACTGGCGATTGGAATGGCGACCTGGAATTCAATAGCAGTGACTTTGTCACGGCTTTCCAGGCTGGCGGATTTGAAGCAGGACCAAAGGCTGCTGCGGCTCAGCTCGTACCGGAACCCAACACGGCGATCCTGTTGTTGCTAGGCTTCTTAGGCCTTTTTGCCACACGTCGTCGTTAG
- a CDS encoding Hsp70 family protein, translating into MSDPNLSFEESPSRYVVGIDLGTTNSAICFIDTESVDWQVQTFAIDQLVATGEVDARETLPSFHFQPVQAEGQTDAYRLPWQKKPEKHVVGSMARDEGSLAPGRMIASAKSWLCHAGVDRTAEILPWHGTDDVERLSPIEVSARYLQHVRDAWNHRFPDFPLSEQDIILTLPASFDEVARELTVEAAALADLPRVVLIEEPQAAFYAWVNLHRDDWQSLVETGQKILVCDIGGGTSDFTLIRVRAAQNEDHSDAAVVFHRIAVGDHLILGGDNLDLALAKHLEVGLKAKSPLQARQWDMLVRSCRQAKESLLGNNPPETLTINLPSMSSKLVGGSLRVELTREEAERVLIDGFFPEVDLSENPDQRRSGFQEFGLPYTTDSAITRYLSAFLRAHRHADDRDPSAELPYDPARPDLILLNGGLFASPLIRKRLVTVIEKWFRGNESDDWSPQLLDNDRLDLAVARGAAYYGMVRRGKGVKIAAGLARSYYVEVGNRESSSTGEATTGVCVVPGSAQPGDAIALSDLEFDLRISEPVEFPLHVSSIRLADQPGEFIEIDPEQMKSLPPLRTALRSQRRNQRGTVPVRLHTQLSEIGTIELWLQQMDGDRSWRLQFDVRSATETDRHAAASAGEQEGVLDESLWHNCQHALQDTFGPDAKSKPNALIKRLVEASEMERTAWPMSFLRRIWEELIQLESGRRRSQQHEARWLNLLGFALRPGYGMSVDDWRVTETWRMVQGKLAHKSPVCRTESWILWRRIAGGLPAGQQRALAEPLLASVKALHRRMTAASVKGDAHFTIPEFAELWRLLASLELLPPRTKTNLGEMLVDLLGKRKLESVRPAIVWTLGRLGSREPLYGPLNTVVAAETATKWIRSLMNQNVNDMSQAFALMQLTRRTGDRFRDIDQAARDDVVAWLTDHDSADHMIHLVKEGGSLDAAEQQRAFGESLPKGLQIR; encoded by the coding sequence ATGTCTGATCCAAATCTATCTTTTGAAGAATCCCCAAGTCGTTATGTAGTCGGTATCGACCTGGGCACGACGAACTCAGCAATCTGCTTCATTGATACTGAATCTGTAGACTGGCAAGTTCAAACATTCGCGATCGATCAACTGGTTGCCACCGGCGAAGTGGATGCTCGAGAAACCCTGCCTTCGTTTCATTTTCAGCCAGTTCAAGCTGAGGGGCAAACGGACGCCTACCGCCTGCCTTGGCAAAAAAAACCAGAAAAACATGTCGTCGGATCGATGGCCCGAGACGAGGGTTCGTTGGCACCTGGCCGCATGATTGCGTCAGCAAAATCGTGGCTGTGCCATGCGGGGGTAGACCGCACGGCTGAGATCCTTCCTTGGCACGGCACCGATGACGTCGAGCGACTCTCGCCAATAGAAGTGAGTGCAAGATACTTGCAACATGTACGAGACGCCTGGAACCATCGGTTCCCTGATTTCCCCCTGTCGGAACAAGACATTATCCTCACGTTGCCAGCTTCATTCGACGAAGTGGCTCGTGAGTTAACGGTCGAAGCAGCCGCGCTGGCTGATTTGCCGCGAGTAGTTTTGATCGAGGAACCTCAAGCGGCCTTCTATGCCTGGGTCAATCTTCATCGCGATGACTGGCAATCCCTGGTGGAAACCGGACAGAAAATCTTAGTTTGCGACATTGGTGGGGGCACTTCGGATTTCACATTGATTCGGGTTCGTGCGGCACAAAATGAAGATCACAGTGACGCAGCCGTTGTCTTTCACCGTATTGCGGTTGGAGACCATCTGATCCTGGGCGGTGACAATCTGGATCTTGCGCTAGCGAAACATCTCGAGGTCGGACTGAAGGCCAAATCGCCGTTGCAAGCTCGACAATGGGACATGCTGGTTCGCAGCTGTCGCCAGGCAAAGGAAAGTTTACTGGGCAACAATCCACCCGAAACCCTAACGATCAACCTTCCAAGCATGAGCAGCAAATTGGTCGGTGGAAGCCTGCGAGTTGAACTGACACGTGAGGAAGCGGAAAGGGTTCTGATTGACGGTTTTTTCCCAGAAGTCGACTTGAGTGAAAACCCTGATCAACGTCGATCAGGCTTCCAAGAATTTGGCTTGCCCTACACAACCGACTCAGCCATCACGCGATACCTGAGCGCTTTTCTGCGTGCACATCGGCACGCCGATGATCGCGATCCATCCGCAGAACTTCCCTACGATCCAGCGAGGCCGGATTTGATTCTTTTAAACGGTGGCCTTTTCGCTTCGCCACTGATACGCAAGCGGCTGGTAACCGTCATTGAAAAATGGTTTCGTGGGAATGAATCGGATGACTGGTCTCCGCAACTTCTTGACAATGATCGACTCGATTTAGCCGTGGCACGCGGCGCAGCTTATTACGGCATGGTCCGTCGTGGCAAAGGAGTAAAAATTGCCGCGGGGCTCGCACGGAGCTATTACGTTGAAGTTGGCAATCGCGAATCGTCAAGCACGGGAGAGGCAACCACTGGGGTTTGTGTCGTGCCTGGTTCCGCACAACCGGGCGACGCGATTGCGCTATCGGATTTGGAGTTTGATTTACGGATTTCAGAGCCCGTCGAATTTCCCCTCCATGTGTCGAGTATTCGCCTGGCAGACCAACCAGGAGAATTCATCGAGATTGATCCCGAACAGATGAAATCTCTGCCACCCTTACGCACCGCACTCAGATCGCAGCGACGGAACCAACGAGGCACGGTGCCCGTCCGTCTTCACACCCAACTGAGCGAAATCGGGACGATCGAACTTTGGTTGCAACAGATGGATGGGGACCGTAGCTGGCGTCTTCAGTTTGACGTACGATCCGCAACAGAAACCGACCGCCACGCCGCTGCCTCCGCCGGAGAACAAGAGGGAGTTCTGGATGAATCGTTGTGGCACAACTGCCAGCACGCACTTCAAGACACCTTTGGACCAGACGCCAAATCGAAACCCAATGCTCTCATCAAACGACTTGTTGAAGCGTCTGAGATGGAACGCACCGCATGGCCGATGTCGTTCTTGCGACGCATTTGGGAAGAGCTTATCCAGCTTGAATCGGGGCGCCGTCGCAGCCAGCAACATGAGGCGCGTTGGTTAAACCTACTTGGTTTCGCACTTCGCCCGGGCTATGGAATGTCGGTCGACGATTGGCGCGTCACCGAAACCTGGCGTATGGTCCAGGGCAAACTGGCTCACAAATCACCGGTCTGCCGCACCGAATCCTGGATTCTCTGGCGTCGCATTGCGGGTGGACTTCCGGCGGGACAACAGCGAGCCCTAGCGGAACCATTACTGGCCTCCGTGAAAGCCCTCCATCGCCGAATGACAGCGGCCAGTGTGAAAGGGGACGCTCACTTTACCATTCCTGAATTCGCCGAACTTTGGCGACTGTTAGCCTCACTCGAGTTGTTACCTCCACGAACCAAAACCAACTTAGGGGAAATGCTGGTCGATCTCCTGGGCAAGCGAAAACTGGAATCAGTACGCCCTGCCATCGTCTGGACTCTTGGCCGCCTTGGAAGTCGAGAACCATTATATGGACCGCTCAATACGGTCGTCGCCGCCGAAACGGCGACGAAGTGGATCCGGAGTTTGATGAATCAAAATGTCAACGATATGAGCCAAGCATTCGCTCTCATGCAGCTGACGCGTCGAACAGGGGATCGTTTCCGCGACATCGACCAAGCAGCCCGCGACGATGTGGTTGCTTGGTTAACAGATCACGACAGTGCCGATCACATGATTCACTTGGTCAAAGAAGGCGGCAGCCTGGATGCTGCTGAACAGCAACGGGCCTTTGGTGAATCACTTCCGAAAGGGCTACAGATCCGCTAG
- a CDS encoding CotH kinase family protein yields MMTSISNRRRVKRNIRALRSGDRRRMSLEQLELRELLAAAPMISEFQAVNRATLQDGDGDFSDWIEIRNDSNQPINLQGWYLTDDADELRKWQFPATSIAANDEIVVFASGKNRVVVGQELHASFKLSGDGEYLGLVDPNGQVSQAFAPEYPAQVQDDSYGLGVGRITTQLLDRQMAVRSFVPRDDSLGDDWTALGFDDGQWQQGMGPTGYERPLVGSEELEEFTDGLGADWTIDLPMEASSRVAVEGGQLTLELPPEQSLMGEAGRGLAPLVYRELPANTNSFDLVAQIDSGKSRGNTGVVVFDANRDEPVLVAQYEARRQFAMRSGGGVEIAKARKPNRDSYYIRVGFDHEVREWTSYYKVKLDDEWVQIGTVREGERGLGTPIDLRVGVFAESGSRDVSAVIGSFAISRLPGSVYESTIGNSVESSLYDHNSSIFLRAPFELDVNSWDPTLIDGLDFSAAFDDGFRLFLNGVEVASHHAPDDAGWNAQATGSYGTSLGAIPTKSFDLSEQVDLLQPGDNVLAIQGMNLDSADVDFYFAAELTALQFEPLTEQEFSNPTPGRPNLAPALPSPKIVGEQGAFVGTRMISVENLAGPNTEIRYTLDGEEPTIHSALYQQPIPISKTTMFQARVFDLDEHGRDPSQLVGGTFLAFAPDVMGRESDLPILVLDTLSQDIPQTEATELTAANALLYDLNPEKLVSALGSGDVGYLGRAGLRVRGSTTRGQAKPNLTFETWGVNGFQQDDDVDVSLVGLPPDSDWVLHAPFGFDRALIRNQVFFDLANSVLDWSPHTRPIEVYLNRNDDVVSNEDYVGMYVLIEKVKRSPDRVDIQRITPADSDPNRQEISGGYIWKVDRSDPGDAPFSAGGRSLNWVYPKNSGDRSRIDQQVTAEQQAWVQSYFEEFAATLEKPDLNDPAGYSNYIDVDSWINAHLVNVLSFNVDALRLSTYLFKDRDGKIEYGPLWDCDRCMESNDDRDDDPTIWSHPGGTDFFAAGPHNDPWFRQLFKDPNFWQLYIDRWSELRQTIWSSAGLDQIIDQQAAQVAASSQLDADRWNRTFRGSAEYDSGVLDETWEGEVEHLRMWLHARAEFMDQNFVSRPELLVGDKAAGLSQEIRVTSGTKVSISPTKMTFLGETTTLTGPPESTMASYRVPSDNSLGESWTTVGFDDSAWSTGPLGFGFDSRDNFTEHIQTEVPVRDLVPGATTMLVRIPFELEEMNQVADKAIKLRIKFDDGFVAHLNGQRIASRNLRDETPSWDSQANIRRNAAAVEFLEFDVSDHRQALIEGTNVLAIQLVNAAATSGDMLLVPELVSQQVSVGKNPAAKVYLTTDGSDPRSAEGIPSQNSADWDVNQKFTVNENVRLIARTLDDSDRGPESKIVLTDWSAPTIYDFVVSSIAGDFDHSGVLDVRDLDRLTEELRVANPDIRFDLNGDGVVNSADREQMVMGVLNTPFGDVDFNGAFDSADLIVVNQAGEYEDGQSGNSTWAEGDWDGDGEFTTADLVFAFRRSRFG; encoded by the coding sequence ATGATGACATCGATCAGCAATCGACGGCGTGTGAAGCGAAACATCCGAGCGCTCCGGTCAGGCGACCGAAGACGGATGTCCCTGGAACAACTTGAGTTGCGAGAGTTGTTGGCAGCGGCACCGATGATATCGGAATTTCAGGCTGTGAATCGTGCTACGCTTCAAGATGGAGATGGAGATTTTTCAGACTGGATAGAGATTCGCAACGACTCGAACCAACCTATTAATTTGCAGGGCTGGTATCTCACTGATGATGCCGACGAGTTAAGGAAATGGCAATTTCCTGCTACGTCAATTGCTGCGAACGATGAGATCGTGGTGTTCGCATCTGGCAAGAATCGTGTTGTCGTTGGTCAGGAGTTGCATGCAAGTTTTAAACTTTCAGGCGACGGTGAGTATCTCGGTTTGGTTGATCCGAACGGGCAGGTTTCACAAGCATTCGCTCCGGAGTATCCAGCTCAGGTCCAAGACGATTCCTACGGCTTAGGCGTGGGGCGTATTACCACTCAGCTGTTGGATCGCCAAATGGCAGTGCGATCTTTCGTGCCGCGCGACGATTCTCTCGGCGACGATTGGACTGCGCTGGGATTTGACGATGGTCAATGGCAACAAGGCATGGGACCGACTGGCTATGAACGCCCCTTGGTTGGCTCGGAAGAGTTAGAAGAGTTCACGGATGGGTTGGGAGCAGATTGGACGATCGATTTGCCAATGGAGGCTTCAAGTCGCGTTGCGGTGGAAGGTGGGCAATTGACGCTTGAGCTGCCTCCCGAGCAGTCATTGATGGGAGAGGCTGGTCGAGGTTTGGCGCCGTTGGTTTACCGTGAATTACCGGCGAACACGAACAGTTTTGACTTGGTGGCCCAAATTGATTCGGGGAAGTCTCGAGGAAACACAGGGGTTGTGGTTTTTGACGCGAATCGGGATGAACCGGTGTTGGTTGCCCAATACGAAGCGCGACGTCAGTTTGCCATGCGTAGCGGTGGTGGGGTTGAGATTGCCAAGGCTCGCAAGCCAAACCGAGACAGTTATTACATTCGTGTTGGGTTTGACCATGAGGTTCGTGAATGGACGAGTTACTACAAGGTGAAACTCGATGATGAATGGGTGCAGATCGGTACGGTGAGAGAGGGAGAGCGTGGTCTTGGCACGCCGATTGACCTGCGTGTGGGAGTTTTTGCCGAGTCAGGAAGTCGAGACGTCTCGGCTGTCATCGGATCTTTCGCGATCAGTCGCTTGCCCGGATCAGTCTATGAATCAACTATTGGTAATTCTGTTGAGTCGTCTTTGTATGATCACAATAGCTCGATTTTCTTGCGTGCCCCGTTCGAATTGGATGTGAATTCGTGGGATCCGACGCTGATTGATGGACTTGATTTCTCCGCAGCATTTGACGATGGCTTTCGCTTGTTTCTTAACGGCGTAGAGGTTGCTTCCCATCATGCGCCGGATGACGCCGGTTGGAACGCGCAGGCTACGGGAAGCTACGGGACTTCGTTAGGGGCGATTCCAACCAAGTCGTTTGACCTTTCCGAGCAGGTTGATTTGCTCCAGCCAGGTGACAATGTCTTAGCGATTCAGGGTATGAATCTCGATAGTGCCGATGTCGATTTTTATTTTGCTGCAGAGCTAACCGCTTTGCAGTTTGAACCGCTAACGGAACAGGAGTTTTCTAACCCAACACCCGGTCGTCCGAATCTTGCGCCCGCGCTGCCGTCACCAAAAATTGTAGGTGAACAGGGTGCGTTTGTTGGCACTCGAATGATCTCGGTAGAGAACCTTGCCGGGCCGAATACGGAGATTCGATATACGTTGGATGGAGAGGAACCCACCATCCATTCAGCCCTTTATCAACAGCCGATACCGATTTCTAAGACGACGATGTTTCAAGCACGCGTTTTTGATTTAGATGAGCATGGACGTGACCCAAGTCAGTTGGTGGGTGGGACCTTTTTGGCATTCGCGCCGGATGTGATGGGACGAGAGTCGGATCTTCCGATTTTGGTATTGGACACGCTCAGCCAAGATATTCCGCAAACTGAGGCGACTGAGCTAACCGCTGCAAATGCACTGCTATACGATTTGAATCCTGAAAAACTCGTTTCAGCTTTGGGCAGTGGTGATGTTGGTTATCTCGGTCGAGCGGGGCTTCGTGTTCGCGGTTCGACAACGCGTGGACAGGCTAAGCCAAATTTGACCTTCGAAACCTGGGGTGTCAATGGATTTCAACAAGATGATGATGTCGATGTGAGTCTTGTCGGGTTGCCACCCGATAGTGATTGGGTCTTGCATGCTCCGTTTGGATTTGATCGAGCACTCATCAGGAATCAGGTGTTCTTCGACTTGGCCAACAGTGTACTCGATTGGTCACCGCATACTCGTCCGATCGAGGTCTACCTCAATCGGAATGATGATGTTGTTTCGAATGAAGACTATGTCGGGATGTATGTGTTGATCGAAAAAGTGAAACGAAGTCCAGATCGAGTGGACATTCAACGCATCACGCCAGCCGATAGCGATCCGAATCGTCAAGAAATTAGCGGTGGTTACATCTGGAAAGTTGACCGATCCGATCCGGGGGACGCACCCTTTAGTGCGGGTGGTCGAAGTTTGAATTGGGTCTATCCGAAGAATTCTGGTGACCGTTCCAGGATTGACCAACAGGTTACGGCTGAGCAGCAAGCCTGGGTGCAGTCTTATTTCGAAGAATTCGCGGCGACGCTAGAGAAGCCTGATTTGAATGACCCGGCTGGCTATTCCAACTATATCGATGTCGATTCTTGGATCAATGCTCATTTGGTGAATGTACTTTCGTTTAATGTTGATGCATTGCGTTTGAGCACTTACTTGTTCAAAGATCGCGATGGGAAAATCGAGTACGGACCGCTTTGGGACTGCGATCGCTGTATGGAATCGAATGATGATCGGGATGATGATCCAACAATCTGGTCGCATCCAGGTGGAACGGATTTCTTCGCAGCGGGGCCCCACAATGATCCATGGTTCCGGCAGTTGTTCAAAGATCCGAATTTCTGGCAACTTTATATAGATCGTTGGTCCGAATTGCGACAGACGATTTGGTCCTCCGCCGGTCTGGACCAAATAATCGATCAACAAGCCGCACAGGTGGCGGCATCGAGTCAGCTGGACGCTGATCGCTGGAATCGAACATTTCGCGGATCCGCGGAATATGACTCCGGTGTGTTGGATGAGACTTGGGAAGGCGAAGTCGAACATCTCCGGATGTGGCTCCACGCTCGGGCTGAATTCATGGATCAGAATTTTGTCAGCCGTCCAGAATTGTTAGTCGGCGATAAGGCAGCAGGTTTGTCTCAGGAGATTCGTGTCACGTCGGGGACGAAAGTTTCCATTTCGCCGACGAAGATGACCTTCCTGGGCGAAACCACGACGCTCACGGGTCCGCCAGAGTCGACCATGGCATCGTATCGAGTACCGTCCGATAACTCGCTTGGCGAATCCTGGACCACGGTTGGCTTCGACGATTCCGCCTGGTCGACCGGCCCACTTGGTTTTGGCTTTGATTCGCGCGACAATTTTACCGAGCACATTCAAACAGAAGTGCCGGTCCGTGACCTGGTACCGGGAGCGACCACCATGCTGGTCCGAATTCCGTTCGAGCTTGAGGAGATGAACCAAGTCGCAGATAAAGCGATCAAGTTACGTATCAAATTCGACGACGGATTTGTCGCCCATTTGAATGGACAAAGAATTGCCTCACGGAATCTGCGCGATGAAACGCCTTCGTGGGATTCACAGGCAAACATTCGGCGAAATGCGGCGGCTGTCGAATTCCTCGAGTTTGACGTTTCAGACCATCGACAGGCGTTGATCGAGGGAACTAATGTTTTGGCGATTCAACTCGTCAATGCGGCGGCCACAAGTGGGGATATGCTGCTCGTGCCTGAACTTGTTAGTCAACAAGTAAGCGTCGGGAAAAATCCGGCTGCAAAAGTCTATCTGACGACGGATGGCAGCGATCCGCGATCGGCCGAGGGGATTCCGAGTCAAAATTCTGCCGATTGGGATGTGAATCAAAAGTTCACCGTGAACGAGAACGTCCGTTTGATTGCCCGGACTTTGGATGATTCGGATCGTGGACCCGAGTCGAAAATCGTTTTGACCGATTGGAGTGCACCGACGATTTACGATTTTGTCGTCAGCTCGATTGCCGGTGATTTCGATCACAGTGGGGTGTTGGATGTGCGAGACCTAGATCGCTTAACGGAAGAGTTACGTGTTGCAAATCCCGATATTCGCTTCGATTTGAACGGCGACGGTGTTGTGAATTCAGCGGATCGAGAACAGATGGTTATGGGGGTGCTGAATACGCCCTTCGGGGATGTCGATTTTAACGGAGCCTTTGACTCAGCGGATCTGATCGTTGTGAATCAGGCCGGTGAATACGAAGACGGTCAGTCGGGCAATTCAACCTGGGCAGAAGGCGACTGGGATGGGGATGGTGAATTCACAACGGCGGATTTGGTGTTCGCCTTTCGCCGTTCCAGATTTGGGTAG
- a CDS encoding glycosyltransferase family 2 protein, which yields MNHDSAINSPLMGTSPSQVPLPPSSASTEAPLRQTDEMLRELEQIAQQLNSEDSYTPPEAECRYPDNFCLSVVIPVFNESRTIHQIIARLLALSIPKEIIVVDDGSDDGTREILQRLTHLPGLRVVLKPKNQGKGSAVRTGFEQATGDVVLIQDADLEYDPRDIPHLLDPILKGRSHIVYGSRFLTNRWTGSSKLHRLGNRLLTKLSNLTTGLRLTDMETCYKVFRKEVITDLSIHQDRFGFEPEITAKVARRGHHIVELPVRYSARDWSEGKKIGIKDGIETVFCILRYAFCD from the coding sequence ATGAATCACGACTCCGCAATCAACAGTCCACTGATGGGAACCTCGCCCAGCCAGGTGCCGCTTCCTCCATCGTCCGCATCGACGGAGGCACCACTTCGGCAGACCGACGAAATGCTCCGCGAACTGGAGCAGATTGCTCAGCAATTGAATTCAGAGGACAGCTACACCCCACCCGAAGCCGAATGTCGATATCCTGACAATTTCTGTTTGTCGGTGGTGATACCGGTCTTCAATGAGTCCCGCACGATCCATCAAATCATCGCGCGACTGTTGGCCTTGAGCATACCGAAAGAAATCATTGTTGTGGACGACGGGAGCGACGACGGAACTCGCGAAATCTTGCAGCGTCTCACTCACCTACCAGGACTTCGCGTTGTGTTGAAGCCTAAGAATCAAGGCAAGGGTTCGGCAGTTCGTACAGGCTTTGAACAGGCGACCGGCGACGTCGTTTTGATTCAAGACGCCGATCTCGAATACGACCCGCGTGACATTCCTCATTTATTGGATCCAATTCTGAAAGGACGCAGCCACATCGTCTATGGATCACGCTTTCTTACGAACCGCTGGACTGGCTCCTCAAAATTGCATCGACTCGGCAACCGTCTGCTCACGAAGCTATCGAACTTGACTACTGGCCTTCGATTGACCGACATGGAAACGTGCTACAAGGTTTTTCGTAAGGAGGTAATCACGGACTTATCGATTCACCAGGATCGTTTTGGATTCGAGCCAGAGATCACTGCCAAGGTTGCTCGGCGAGGGCACCACATCGTTGAACTTCCGGTGCGCTACAGTGCGCGCGACTGGAGTGAAGGCAAGAAAATCGGCATCAAGGACGGAATCGAAACGGTGTTCTGCATCCTCCGCTATGCTTTCTGCGACTAG